Proteins from one Deinococcus sp. AB2017081 genomic window:
- a CDS encoding DAK2 domain-containing protein: MLRYATDWLGVYREQVNALNVYPVPDGDTGTNMHLTMQSVRRELDTCEQDSMPSVARAISYGALLGARGNSGVILSQLLKGFAEAIRDAKTVDAALLGRAFQAAQKAGYGAVMKPVEGTILTVARGVAEGAQSQQAQGQDIEGLLEQALFRGQELLDQTPDMLPALKQAGVIDSGGQGYLYLVAGMLAELRGEALPPEPDVTEYAQQQFENEEFGFCTEFLMSEATESIETIRELVTPFGDSLLVVGAEGYVKGHIHTNEPDQLLATVGRYGKMLKTKVEDMAEQHTEILGMAGAAARAEEEVPPSGLVAVANGYGLVKLFRSLGARIVSGGQTANPSVQDIVDAVRSVSAEKVVILPNNKNVLMAAEKAMELMEGRAVVIPTRTLGQGIGAALAFQPDTPADELRDTMTEGAGNVTTFEVTRASRTTNITTKDGTTLDIQEGDVIGLRDDELVQAGGQPEDSVLEMLNRSYAGQEIVTVFGGPQKTQDDLDALAAKISAAFPMVEVEAHAGGPDLYDYLVTLE, translated from the coding sequence ATGCTGCGCTACGCGACCGACTGGCTGGGCGTGTACCGCGAGCAGGTGAACGCCCTGAACGTGTACCCGGTGCCGGACGGCGACACCGGCACGAACATGCACCTGACCATGCAGTCCGTGCGCCGCGAGCTCGACACCTGCGAGCAGGACTCCATGCCCAGCGTGGCCCGCGCGATCAGTTACGGGGCGCTGCTGGGCGCGCGCGGGAACAGCGGCGTGATCCTCTCGCAGCTCCTCAAGGGCTTCGCCGAGGCGATCCGCGACGCGAAGACCGTGGACGCCGCGCTGCTGGGCCGGGCCTTCCAGGCGGCGCAGAAGGCCGGCTACGGCGCGGTCATGAAACCCGTCGAGGGCACCATCCTGACCGTGGCGCGCGGCGTGGCCGAAGGAGCGCAGAGTCAACAGGCGCAGGGACAGGACATCGAGGGGCTGCTGGAACAGGCGCTGTTCAGGGGGCAGGAACTCCTCGACCAGACGCCGGACATGCTCCCGGCCCTCAAGCAGGCGGGCGTGATCGACTCGGGCGGGCAGGGCTACCTGTACCTCGTGGCGGGCATGCTGGCCGAGCTGCGCGGCGAGGCGCTGCCGCCCGAGCCGGACGTGACGGAGTACGCGCAGCAGCAGTTCGAGAACGAGGAGTTCGGCTTCTGCACCGAGTTCCTGATGTCCGAGGCGACCGAGTCCATCGAGACGATCCGCGAGCTCGTCACGCCCTTCGGGGACTCGCTGCTCGTCGTGGGCGCGGAAGGGTACGTCAAGGGCCACATCCACACCAACGAGCCTGACCAGCTGCTCGCCACGGTCGGCCGCTACGGGAAGATGCTCAAGACCAAGGTCGAGGACATGGCCGAGCAGCACACGGAGATCCTGGGCATGGCCGGGGCCGCCGCACGGGCCGAGGAGGAAGTGCCGCCCTCGGGTCTGGTCGCCGTGGCGAACGGGTACGGGCTGGTCAAGCTGTTCCGCTCCCTGGGCGCGCGCATCGTGTCCGGCGGGCAGACCGCGAACCCCAGCGTTCAGGACATCGTGGACGCCGTGCGCAGCGTCAGCGCCGAGAAGGTCGTCATCCTGCCGAACAACAAGAACGTCCTGATGGCCGCCGAGAAGGCCATGGAACTCATGGAGGGCCGCGCGGTCGTCATTCCCACCCGCACCCTCGGGCAGGGCATCGGCGCGGCGCTCGCCTTCCAGCCGGACACGCCCGCCGACGAGCTCAGGGACACCATGACCGAGGGGGCCGGGAACGTCACGACCTTCGAGGTCACGCGCGCCAGCCGCACCACCAACATCACCACGAAAGACGGCACGACCCTGGACATCCAGGAGGGCGATGTGATCGGCCTGCGCGACGACGAACTCGTCCAGGCCGGCGGGCAACCCGAGGACAGCGTGCTGGAGATGCTCAACAGGTCGTACGCCGGGCAGGAGATCGTCACCGTGTTCGGCGGCCCCCAGAAGACCCAGGACGACCTCGACGCCCTCGCCGCGAAGATCAGCGCCGCGTTCCCCATGGTCGAGGTCGAGGCGCACGCCGGCGGCCCCGACCTGTACGACTACCTCGTCACGCTGGAATAG